Genomic window (Candidatus Bathyarchaeota archaeon):
AACAAGAAAGTTATTGGCAACTGAAAAGTGAGCACCAAAGCACTGTTAGATAAGATTCCTAAGTCAGCAAAAATAGCGGTTATCATCGTTTTAATGGTTAAAATTATTGTTTTCACCATAGGTTACGTGGTAACTTACATCAATAATGGTCCTGCCTCGCCATTAACTATAATGGGGGACATGTTTTACCGTTGGGATGCATCAAACTACGTTGACATTGCACAGAATTGGTATGTTAACACTGGTAACCAAGCGAACTTTATCGTTTTTTTTCCTCTCTACCCGCTTATTATTCGGGCAGTCACGGTTGATTTAAGCTGCATCAAGCTCACAGCACTTATAGTTTCAAACATCAGCAGTTTAGTCGCCTTCTTCTACCTTTACAAACTGGCAAAATTAGAATTCAACGAGAGCGTAGCCGTGAAAGCCATGCTATTTTTGAGCGTTTTTCCAACAGCATACTTTCTATCTGCGCCCTACACAGAAGGGCTCTTTTTCGCCTTAGTAATCGCTGCTTTTTACTATGCACGGCTCGGCAAATGGTATCTTACAGGGGCATTTAGTTTGTTTGCATCCTTAACAAGGCTAGCTGGGCTGCTGCTTTTGCCTGTGTTTCTAGTAGAGTATTTTCATCAGAAAGGTTGGAAACCAAAGGCAGACTTGAAAATTCTTTGGGCGTTTTCACCGTTGGCTGGCTTTCTGATTTACCTTAACATCAACAATCAGGTTACCGGAAACCCCTTTACATTTATGACAGTAGAAGCAACGCACTGGTTTAACACGTTTGACCCATTGCTCGGTTTGAAGAGAGCGTTTGGTTTGGTAACGACCGCATCTTATCCAGACGTTATTACCATTGGTATTGCACCACTGTTTTTTGCTATCTTGGGACTTTTGATAGTTGGGTTTGCTGTTTGGCGGCGTCTGCGTCCCTCTTACATCGTTTACATGTTTCTCTCTTGGGGTCTTGCAGTTTCAACGTCATGGTGGATTAGTGTTCCCCGCTACATCATGGCAATGTTTCCAATGTTCTTGCTGCTTGGGCTACTTACTAACAGAAAAGAAGTAAATGCTGTAATAGTGCTTGCGTCAGGGGCAGCGTTGTGTTATTTTACAGTGTTCTTTGCGTTAGGTTGGTGGGCGTTTTAAGGATAAAATCTTCTCGTAGTTCTTGGGAATGGTATGGCGTCAATTATGTTGTCTAAGTCAAGCATCCACACCAGCAAGCGCTCTAACCCCATTCCGAAACCGACATGCGGCACAGTGCCATATCGTCTGAGGTCAAGGTACCATTCGTAGTCTTCGGGTTTTAAGCCCTGTTGCTTCATGCGTTCGATAAGTGTGTCTTTGTTGTCTTCTCTTGCGCCGCCGGTGCTGATTTCGCCTATGCGTGGCACCATCATGTCAACGGACATGGCGACTTCTGGGTGGTCACGGTAGGTCTTGCAGTAAAAAGCTTTAATCTCAGTTGGGTAATCGTAGACAAAGAAGGGCTTGCCGAACTCGTCAGCTAGCGCCTTCTCATCCTCGTAGCCGAGGTCAGAGCCCCAAGACAACTGAGGATTCTTCGATTTAAGTTTCTCAATGGCTTCTTTGTAAGTTATTCTTGGAAACGGCGTCTTCACGGCTTGGAGTTTAGTGATATCAGCGCCTAATTCCTTGAATTCTTTTTGGCATGACGCGCCAACAGTGTGGCAAACATAAGTCATTAAGCCTTCCTCAAAATTCATTAAGTCATTCATGTCTGCGAAAGGCCACTCGCCCTCCATATGCCAATATTCGGTTAAGTGCCGAATAGTTCGACTTTTTTCCGCACGGAACGAAGGAGCAATACAGTAGACTTTCTCTAATGAGTAGATTAGGATTTCAAGGTAGAGTTGGCTACTCTGTGTTAAGTAGAGGTCCTGGTCGAAATATTTTAAGCCGAAAAGCGTGGAGCCGCCTTCTACAGCTGCTGAAATGAACATCGGCGGTGAAACTTCCGTGAAGTCTTGGGTTTTGAAGTATCGGCGTGATGCTTCTAACACTTCGGCTCGGACTTTCATAACCAAGTTCATTTTTCTGCTTCTTAACCACAAGTGGCGCATGTCGCGGATGAATTCTTCACTTTTATCCTTTGCAATCGGGAAAGTTTCAGCCAAACCAATAATACAGATGGCTTCAGCACCGATTTCATATCCGCCTGGAGCCCGCTTGTCTTCTTTAACGGTGCCTTCAAGTGAAAGTGAAGATTCTATTGTTAATTTTTGCGCTTCAATCCAGCAAGGGCTGTTTTTCTTTACAGTGCACTGGATTACACCTGTGGAGTCACGAATTAGCAAGAAGATGAGTTCTTTTCCTTCACGCTTGCGGTAGACCCAACCGCGGACTGCTATTTTTTGATCCGTGTATTTGTCTTCTAGTATTTGGCTTATTTTCACAAGTGCCATGGTGCATCAACTGTTTGCAGATATACTTATCTTGTAACCTAAATGCCTATCGATAATTATATTCGTATAATTTGGAATGAGATATATTAGGAATCAAGGGGTAAAGCGCTACAAGACTACAAACTCGATGAATTCACATTATGTGCGCAAGTCTTATGTACAGTTCAAATAAACTATGCCTTTTATTCGGATGGCATCCGAAAAGTTGGGCAGGCAGACGGGCTTTATGCAAGAAGACATTGTTGTAAAATTGACAGGTTTCGGCTTCACAGTCAACCAAGCCAAAGTATACTTAAGTATCGTCCAGTCTGGCAGAACAAGGGTAGAAAGGATATCCAAAAATACACAGCTCCATAGGCAGGACATTTACAAGCTTTTGCCTAAACTGGAAAAAATGGGTTTAATTGTTAAATCACTCGAGAAACCCTTCACTGTTGAGGCTATTCCAGTAGAAGATGGTTTAGGAAACATCATTTTTAAAGAAAAAGAGAAAACTAAAAGAATGATTTCACTTTTAGAACGGAACTTAAAAGAAATAGTTTCGTCTATTCAGTCCCAACCACAAATTCAGGATGAAGCACGCTTTACACTTTTAACAACAGAACAAGCAATTCTAAACAAGAGCCGAATTACTTTTAGTGAACCAAGAAAAAAGATACAAATTGTATGCTCTATCAAATACATAACAAACGGAGTTTTGCATGACCTCCGAATATATCTGCGAACAATCGCTGACGGCAATTCAAAAATATGGTTCATCATAGTCGGCTCACAAGACATAGATTCTGTTAAGCGTATCATCGAAAAGATAGCGCCCACTAAGGGGCAATTCAAAGCTAAGTGGATAAACAAGAGCATTTGCGAAAACTATCAGGTCATAGATGACAAGGAAGTATGGATTGCGACTCAACAGCACACAAAAAGGGGATATCCGTGTTTCCTATTGACTAACGACCAAAACATAATAGGCACCTTTAGTGAACACTTCAAAGAAACTTGGAGTAACCCAAAAGCTATCACAATCTATAGTAATAACAAAAAAGAATTAGCTACACAGTTGAATAATGGAAAAATAATTGCCAAAACAATCATTTAGCTATTTTTTATACCTCTTTAACTGCTGGCTCGTAAACTTGCCAGAAAACAAAAACTGAGAGCGGTATTGCAGTTATTGCTAGCAAAAGAAACGGAAGCTGCGGCGAAACAAAAGCGTACAGAAAGCCGATAAGCACCTGCAGGAGCGCTTGCGCTATAAACATGAAAAATTGCAAGCACCCCGTGACTGTCCCCCTCAAACCTCTGGGAATTAAATCACCCATCAAAACCTGATAGCTGTTCAGCTGCAAAAGGTTGCCTAATCCAAAGAAGAAAAATGCAAGCAACAACATGTTAAAATCGGCGTTTATGAAAAGGAGCATGCCTGGAACATAGAGTAAATAGCCCAGTATTAGGAACCGTTTTTTCCCCAAGACATCCATGCTTAAACCAGCGATGATGGCTGGGATGGCGATGCTCAAATATCGGAACGCCACAACGATTGCCCATTGCGTCTCTGAGATTCCAAGCTCGTAGGTGGCGTAAACAACAAAGTAAGTTTGGCAGCTGACAACTAAGCCGTTGATGATTATGATTGCTAAAAAAAGGTTAAAGGCTGATTTGGGAACTTTTCGCCAGACGCTCAAGCCTTCTTTTACTGCTTTAGGGTATTGGCGTAAAACACTGATTAGATTAGGTCGTATTGTTCCGGCACTCGCAGGCAGGGTTTCTTTGAGCTTGAATCTTAGGATGGCTGCTGAAAAGTAAGCAACAGAAGCTATAGTGTAGGCTATCCGCATGCCTAAGTCGAAATTAAAAGTGGCAACCAAATATTGAGCGATAATTGGGGCAGGTAACAAAACTAGAGTTGAAACCACTGATTGGAAACTAAACCCAGCCCCCCTGTTCTGAGGCGGCAGTGAATCGATAACCATTGCCATCAGGGCTGGACCGTAAATGGAGCACAAGTTTTGGATAAGTAACCCTATCATTATGAAGTGCCATGATGGCGCAAAAATGAAAAACAAACTGCCGATGGCTATCCCAAAAGTCATAGAGACAATTAGCCATCTTCTGCCATGTTTATCCGCAAGGTATCCGCCTGGAAATTGCACAAGAGCGATTGCGATGGAGCCAACAAATCCTATTATTGAAATCAAAAACACGTCAGCGCCTAAATGCAGGTAGAAAAGACTAGCATACGTGTCTGGGATTGGCTGCGCAAAGAAGAATATTATCCAGCTAATAGTTATGATTAGAAAGTTGCCTCTCAGGACAGCGGATTCTCCGCGGAAAAGCGATGCCATCTTCATTGCTCAGATGAATTCTGCATAAGCATTATTTAAATTGAGAGCAAACCGACCCTCTTCATCTCAGACAGTTATTTTATCAATATAGACACGTAATCTTACCCAAATTCTTAAATCGCCCTTACGATGAGCTAACTTAGATTGAAATCATGCAAAGCGCCCAAGAAGGAAACCATAAACTTAAAGCGCTCAAAATTTCAGCTGTTGCAATCTTTAGTGTTGTAATCGTTGAGGTTATAATAGGCTTAATCGTTAACAGCCTTGCTATACTTAGCGACGGTTTACATGCACTTTTGGACGCCTTATCGATGGTTATGCTGTTTTTTGCTGTTCGCGCTTCAATTAAGCCTCCGGACGAGGAGCACACTTATGGGCACGAAAAATTTGAAACAATAGGCGGACTAATCGGGGGCATAGTCCTAATTGCTGTGGCTATTCTGATTTTCTATGAAGCCGCTATTCGATTAATTGAAAACACTCAGATTACTGCTGGCGTGGAGTTTGCAGGTTTCATAGCTATTGGTTATGCGCTTTTCATCTCTTTGCTTAGGGTCACCGTTTTTAGAAAAGTCCAGCACCTTGAAAGCTCGTCAATGAAGGCGGGTCTATACGATGCTATCGCAGACTTAAGCTCAACTCTGATAGCTTTGCTTGGTTTTGGCTTAGCCACTGTGGGAATTTTTAATGCAGACGCCTTTGCCTCCATCTTTCTTGGCGTTATGCTTAGCTATTTGAGCATCAAACTTGTGAAATCAAGCGTTATGGAACTCAGTGACACTGCCTCAAGAGAACTGGTTCAAAAAACAAGGAAGGCTATTTCTTCTTGTGATGGTGTGGTGAAAACTGAAAATCTTAAGGTTCGTAAAGTAAGTTCCAAGATTTTCGTTGAGGCGTCAGTTCAAGTTCCAAAAGTGATGAGTCTAGAAGAAGCGCATTCTTTAGCGTCAAAGATTGAAACTTGCCTGAAGGAGCAAATGGGCACTGTTGAAGCAACTATTCACATTGAACCTTTCGATAAGGGCACTAAACTGGATGAATTAGTAGAGAAGCTGGCGACCGCTGACGGTGTAAAAGAAGTGCACGAGATATCCACAATTTATGCTGGCGGCAAGCTATACATCACCCTGCATGCCTATGTTAACCCTGAATTGTCAGTTGAAGAAGCGCACAAAATTGCAGAGACCATTGAACAAAGAATGCATGCAGGCATAAAGCCTCTAGAAAACGTTACAGTGCACATAGAGCCTTCAGGCGTTGCTATTCCAACTGCAGAAATAGACAATGCGCAGCTCCGAAAAGTAATTGAGAAAACAGCTAAAGGTATTGCAACAAACCTGCGTATTAAACGAGTCGTAACTTATGTTTCTGAAGGCAAACGCTATATCAACATTGACTGCTGTTTTACCAAGCAAGTGCAGATAAAGGAAGCGCACAGGTTAGCTTCACAGGTTGAAAAGGAAACTAAGGAGCAGTTTGCAAACGCTGTGGTTACGGTGCACATAGAGCCAGAAGGCATATAGAAAGTAAAGTCATAAAACACGTCATTGTATGTTGGGGACATGAAAGATAGTTTCTGGTAAAGCTTTTTAATACTCTTTGTTCACTACGATATTCAGAACGATAGAATTTGAGTGTGTAAGTATGCTATCTCGGTCAGCAACAGTTAAACTAAAAGCTATCTTGGTAATCGACTTAATTATCATAGCCGTAGCAGCCGGCGTGTACTTTTATCTTCAAGACCAAGGTTTGGTGTCAGGCGCAGAAAAACCAGCCGAATATGTCTATACAGACCTTAAAATCAGCCCTCATGAAGTTTATGCTGGTGAAGCCGTGGTTATCTCGGTTAACGTAACCAATATCGGTGACCGTGAAGGCAACTTAACGGTAAACCT
Coding sequences:
- a CDS encoding glycosyltransferase family 39 protein, whose translation is MSTKALLDKIPKSAKIAVIIVLMVKIIVFTIGYVVTYINNGPASPLTIMGDMFYRWDASNYVDIAQNWYVNTGNQANFIVFFPLYPLIIRAVTVDLSCIKLTALIVSNISSLVAFFYLYKLAKLEFNESVAVKAMLFLSVFPTAYFLSAPYTEGLFFALVIAAFYYARLGKWYLTGAFSLFASLTRLAGLLLLPVFLVEYFHQKGWKPKADLKILWAFSPLAGFLIYLNINNQVTGNPFTFMTVEATHWFNTFDPLLGLKRAFGLVTTASYPDVITIGIAPLFFAILGLLIVGFAVWRRLRPSYIVYMFLSWGLAVSTSWWISVPRYIMAMFPMFLLLGLLTNRKEVNAVIVLASGAALCYFTVFFALGWWAF
- the asnS gene encoding asparagine--tRNA ligase; translation: MALVKISQILEDKYTDQKIAVRGWVYRKREGKELIFLLIRDSTGVIQCTVKKNSPCWIEAQKLTIESSLSLEGTVKEDKRAPGGYEIGAEAICIIGLAETFPIAKDKSEEFIRDMRHLWLRSRKMNLVMKVRAEVLEASRRYFKTQDFTEVSPPMFISAAVEGGSTLFGLKYFDQDLYLTQSSQLYLEILIYSLEKVYCIAPSFRAEKSRTIRHLTEYWHMEGEWPFADMNDLMNFEEGLMTYVCHTVGASCQKEFKELGADITKLQAVKTPFPRITYKEAIEKLKSKNPQLSWGSDLGYEDEKALADEFGKPFFVYDYPTEIKAFYCKTYRDHPEVAMSVDMMVPRIGEISTGGAREDNKDTLIERMKQQGLKPEDYEWYLDLRRYGTVPHVGFGMGLERLLVWMLDLDNIIDAIPFPRTTRRFYP
- a CDS encoding MFS transporter — its product is MASLFRGESAVLRGNFLIITISWIIFFFAQPIPDTYASLFYLHLGADVFLISIIGFVGSIAIALVQFPGGYLADKHGRRWLIVSMTFGIAIGSLFFIFAPSWHFIMIGLLIQNLCSIYGPALMAMVIDSLPPQNRGAGFSFQSVVSTLVLLPAPIIAQYLVATFNFDLGMRIAYTIASVAYFSAAILRFKLKETLPASAGTIRPNLISVLRQYPKAVKEGLSVWRKVPKSAFNLFLAIIIINGLVVSCQTYFVVYATYELGISETQWAIVVAFRYLSIAIPAIIAGLSMDVLGKKRFLILGYLLYVPGMLLFINADFNMLLLAFFFFGLGNLLQLNSYQVLMGDLIPRGLRGTVTGCLQFFMFIAQALLQVLIGFLYAFVSPQLPFLLLAITAIPLSVFVFWQVYEPAVKEV
- a CDS encoding cation-efflux pump, producing the protein MQSAQEGNHKLKALKISAVAIFSVVIVEVIIGLIVNSLAILSDGLHALLDALSMVMLFFAVRASIKPPDEEHTYGHEKFETIGGLIGGIVLIAVAILIFYEAAIRLIENTQITAGVEFAGFIAIGYALFISLLRVTVFRKVQHLESSSMKAGLYDAIADLSSTLIALLGFGLATVGIFNADAFASIFLGVMLSYLSIKLVKSSVMELSDTASRELVQKTRKAISSCDGVVKTENLKVRKVSSKIFVEASVQVPKVMSLEEAHSLASKIETCLKEQMGTVEATIHIEPFDKGTKLDELVEKLATADGVKEVHEISTIYAGGKLYITLHAYVNPELSVEEAHKIAETIEQRMHAGIKPLENVTVHIEPSGVAIPTAEIDNAQLRKVIEKTAKGIATNLRIKRVVTYVSEGKRYINIDCCFTKQVQIKEAHRLASQVEKETKEQFANAVVTVHIEPEGI